One Sodalinema gerasimenkoae IPPAS B-353 DNA segment encodes these proteins:
- a CDS encoding RNA-guided endonuclease InsQ/TnpB family protein yields the protein MLVLEFKIKGKPHQYAAIDEAIRTAQFVRNKALRYWMDTPGVNKYDLNKYCRVLAREYDFARELNSTARQASAERAWSAIARFFENCRQSVPGKKGYPRFKKNGRSVEYKTSGWKLLDPKHIVFTDKKGIGRLKLIGTWDLAFYGTEQIKRVRLVRRADGYYAQFCVKVDVREELKPSGNTVGLDVGLKEFYTDSNGECELNPRFYRNADKKLKRAHRRVSKKQKGSANRKKAVNRLGRVHLKISRQREEHAKRLARCVIQSNDLVAYENLRIQNLVRNHCLAKSIHDAGWYQFRKWLEYFGAKFDRITVAVNPAYTSQKCSNCGAVVKKSLSTRTHACQCGCELDRDHNAAINILNAALSTVGHTGTWVLDPNASGDLTATLAGANLSGQVGSLKEESPRL from the coding sequence ATGCTTGTTCTTGAGTTCAAAATCAAAGGGAAGCCCCACCAATACGCGGCGATTGACGAAGCGATCCGAACCGCACAGTTCGTTCGTAACAAGGCACTGCGCTATTGGATGGATACCCCTGGGGTCAACAAATACGACCTTAACAAGTACTGTCGGGTACTCGCCCGAGAGTATGACTTTGCTCGAGAACTCAACAGCACGGCTCGTCAAGCCTCAGCCGAACGCGCTTGGTCGGCAATCGCTCGATTTTTCGAGAACTGTCGCCAGTCTGTTCCTGGCAAGAAAGGATATCCCAGGTTCAAGAAAAATGGTCGTTCTGTCGAGTACAAAACTTCCGGTTGGAAGTTACTCGACCCCAAGCATATTGTCTTTACCGACAAGAAAGGGATCGGACGACTCAAGTTAATTGGAACTTGGGATTTGGCGTTTTACGGTACAGAACAAATCAAACGGGTTCGACTGGTTCGCAGAGCCGATGGCTATTACGCTCAGTTCTGCGTCAAAGTAGACGTTCGAGAAGAACTCAAACCGTCAGGAAATACTGTGGGGTTGGATGTCGGACTCAAGGAGTTCTACACCGATTCCAACGGGGAGTGCGAACTGAACCCGAGGTTTTACCGAAACGCCGATAAAAAGCTGAAACGCGCTCACCGAAGGGTGAGTAAAAAACAGAAAGGCTCTGCCAACCGAAAAAAAGCCGTCAATCGACTCGGACGAGTACACCTCAAAATAAGTCGGCAACGTGAAGAACACGCCAAGAGACTGGCGCGTTGCGTAATCCAATCTAACGATTTGGTAGCCTACGAAAATTTGAGGATACAGAATCTGGTGAGAAACCACTGTCTCGCCAAGTCGATTCACGATGCTGGTTGGTATCAATTTAGGAAATGGTTAGAGTATTTTGGAGCGAAATTCGACAGGATAACTGTAGCGGTGAACCCTGCCTATACCTCTCAAAAATGCTCTAACTGTGGTGCAGTCGTCAAAAAATCCCTATCAACTCGAACCCATGCTTGTCAGTGTGGTTGTGAGTTAGACAGAGACCACAACGCAGCCATCAACATTCTGAATGCTGCCTTAAGTACGGTAGGGCATACCGGAACTTGGGTCTTAGACCCAAACGCTTCTGGAGATTTGACCGCTACTTTGGCTGGTGCAAACCTGTCAGGGCAAGTCGGATCGTTGAAGGAAGAATCCCCACGCCTTTAG
- a CDS encoding DUF2834 domain-containing protein, with the protein MAVAGSLLPWWFLAQFLQQSGVDLEEFFRQALANPVAIALAIDLVISTLAVFIWVWVELPRLGLSRRWWALCVIATLSIGLSCGLPLFLWLRHRHLTPSQL; encoded by the coding sequence TTGGCAGTGGCAGGCTCGCTGTTGCCCTGGTGGTTTTTAGCTCAGTTCTTGCAGCAGTCTGGAGTAGACCTGGAGGAGTTTTTTCGGCAAGCGTTGGCCAATCCCGTCGCGATCGCCCTGGCCATTGATCTCGTGATCTCAACTCTGGCGGTTTTCATCTGGGTCTGGGTCGAGTTACCCCGCTTAGGCCTATCCCGCCGATGGTGGGCACTGTGTGTCATCGCCACCCTCAGCATCGGCCTCTCCTGTGGGCTGCCTCTATTTCTCTGGCTCCGCCATCGCCACCTGACTCCTTCTCAGCTCTGA
- a CDS encoding MAPEG family protein has product MAILKLWLLCTIVLAAKMWANALVQAYARFRYRQFVNPEDASLVGQLMGKPRPPATQEHPLVQRADRCWRNDLENIPMFLLVALGYGLLGGSAGWGAVYLGMFAIARTAHTLFYLVGLQPWRFLAYLVGIGATGAVAVHSLALILRP; this is encoded by the coding sequence ATGGCTATTCTCAAACTCTGGCTTCTCTGCACCATCGTTCTCGCGGCCAAAATGTGGGCCAATGCCCTGGTGCAGGCCTACGCACGCTTCCGCTACCGGCAGTTTGTCAATCCTGAAGATGCCAGCTTGGTGGGGCAACTGATGGGTAAGCCGCGCCCCCCGGCGACCCAGGAACACCCGTTGGTGCAGCGGGCCGATCGCTGCTGGCGGAATGATTTGGAAAATATTCCGATGTTTTTGCTGGTGGCGCTAGGCTATGGGCTGTTGGGGGGTAGCGCCGGCTGGGGAGCGGTTTATTTGGGGATGTTTGCGATCGCACGGACAGCCCATACGCTGTTTTACCTGGTGGGGCTACAGCCCTGGCGGTTTTTAGCCTATCTGGTAGGGATAGGGGCGACAGGAGCAGTAGCGGTTCACAGTCTTGCTCTGATCCTCAGACCATGA
- a CDS encoding TetR/AcrR family transcriptional regulator, producing the protein MSPKLTKAEQTRRTRRAILDRARHLFATQGYAATGTEAIISKLGITRGALYHQFSDKLGVFKAVVVEAYDEITAHIRTRIEPLDTNWEQLVVGCQAFLEVAQQEELRRLVFIEAPAVLAVDTLVEIDQYGFGLLQESIQMAVAEGDLRVVDGEGFAHLVNGALNELAAWVAQSDDPQRLETAQQLIEALLIRHRS; encoded by the coding sequence ATGTCTCCCAAGCTGACCAAAGCCGAGCAAACCCGCCGAACCCGCCGCGCCATTCTAGATCGAGCGCGACATCTGTTTGCTACCCAGGGTTATGCTGCCACCGGAACCGAGGCCATCATCAGCAAACTGGGGATTACCCGGGGGGCGCTATATCACCAGTTCAGCGACAAACTGGGAGTATTTAAGGCGGTGGTTGTGGAAGCCTACGACGAAATCACCGCCCATATCCGCACCCGCATCGAGCCGCTGGACACCAATTGGGAGCAGCTAGTGGTCGGCTGTCAGGCCTTTTTGGAGGTAGCTCAACAGGAGGAGTTGCGGCGGCTGGTGTTTATCGAAGCGCCCGCTGTTTTGGCGGTAGATACCCTGGTCGAAATCGATCAGTATGGGTTTGGCCTGCTGCAAGAGTCGATTCAGATGGCGGTGGCTGAGGGGGACCTCAGGGTAGTGGATGGCGAAGGCTTTGCCCATTTGGTGAATGGAGCGTTGAACGAACTGGCCGCCTGGGTAGCTCAGTCAGATGATCCGCAACGGCTGGAAACTGCCCAGCAGCTCATCGAAGCGTTGTTGATTCGACATCGGAGTTAA
- a CDS encoding GNAT family N-acetyltransferase: protein MSTPLTTRKATIADIPFLTQIQYEASLPPLDHCFWEDLLEGTGTTPLAFIEAELRTDASNWGDVSDVIVLEEQGKPVAAAAGYVPSSDNYCPLRLSRLDAIAQELGWSSTTASEFCDRYLGMFGGDVKPFFLTPQAPWIIENVAVLPAARGRGLGKALLKAVLDEGRSQGHSHAGIMIINGNDRARHTYESVGFKPYQTFYADYFLDQFNLEFPGVTKFRLCLN from the coding sequence ATGTCTACGCCGCTGACGACTCGAAAAGCTACGATCGCCGATATACCCTTTCTCACTCAGATTCAATACGAAGCGTCCCTGCCGCCCCTTGATCACTGTTTTTGGGAAGACCTGTTAGAGGGCACGGGCACCACGCCCTTAGCGTTTATTGAGGCAGAGCTACGGACCGATGCTTCAAACTGGGGAGACGTCAGCGATGTGATCGTTCTGGAGGAGCAGGGCAAGCCTGTGGCAGCGGCTGCCGGGTATGTCCCTAGTTCTGACAATTACTGTCCGCTGCGGTTATCTCGATTAGATGCGATCGCCCAAGAGCTGGGTTGGTCAAGTACCACTGCCTCTGAGTTTTGCGATCGCTACTTAGGGATGTTTGGCGGGGACGTGAAACCCTTTTTTCTCACCCCTCAAGCGCCCTGGATTATCGAAAATGTAGCCGTTCTGCCCGCAGCACGGGGGCGAGGGTTAGGGAAAGCGTTACTCAAAGCCGTGTTGGATGAGGGGCGATCGCAAGGACACTCCCACGCCGGAATCATGATAATCAACGGCAATGACCGCGCCCGCCACACCTATGAATCTGTCGGGTTCAAGCCTTACCAAACCTTCTACGCCGATTACTTTCTAGATCAGTTCAACCTCGAATTTCCGGGAGTGACCAAGTTTAGGCTTTGCCTCAATTGA
- a CDS encoding GNAT family N-acetyltransferase, giving the protein MTIVIRALQMTDLRSLRHLFRRSFNWIKLPFLPTYPPGFVAVKETQICGGVVVSMFPLARGKRGGAILSLATAPEVRGQGVGQRLVEAALDFLQNEGCSQIFTCVEGHNTSSSQQFATRGFRVLSLGQQLRAYGWRLPYIWYKTSHLADLGHLFWCRGLDCLPARPGTAWLTSAFGNGLVVALMLWRRGETDFLSWSALAFVVLMVAGIIGLREAGMAGVAHWRGITTRHYAWESGSAISLLVALALRGFFPVPGNRYPSQPLWRYREMRSHLGWMALGGIVPVLLLVYGCSLGMHMNWLEPATDWLQLANSIALVLVGWDALLPFYPFNCFNSHRLWQWHPGIWASIALLCLIGIGLP; this is encoded by the coding sequence ATGACCATTGTTATTCGAGCTTTGCAGATGACCGATCTCAGGTCACTCCGTCATCTGTTTCGCCGCTCCTTTAATTGGATCAAGTTGCCATTTCTCCCAACCTATCCCCCTGGCTTTGTGGCAGTAAAAGAGACACAGATCTGCGGCGGTGTTGTCGTCAGCATGTTTCCGCTGGCTCGGGGGAAACGGGGAGGAGCCATCTTGTCTCTGGCCACCGCCCCCGAGGTTAGAGGGCAAGGGGTGGGACAACGCTTAGTGGAAGCTGCCCTAGATTTCCTACAAAACGAGGGCTGTAGCCAAATCTTCACCTGCGTTGAGGGTCACAACACATCCTCTAGTCAACAGTTTGCCACCCGGGGATTTCGGGTGCTTTCACTGGGGCAGCAGTTGCGTGCCTATGGTTGGCGACTGCCTTACATCTGGTACAAGACGAGTCATCTGGCCGACTTAGGTCATTTATTCTGGTGCCGGGGGCTAGACTGCCTGCCAGCACGACCAGGGACGGCATGGCTCACCAGTGCCTTTGGAAACGGTTTGGTGGTGGCGTTGATGCTATGGCGACGAGGGGAGACGGATTTCTTAAGCTGGTCCGCCCTGGCGTTCGTGGTGTTGATGGTGGCCGGTATTATCGGTCTGCGGGAAGCCGGGATGGCTGGGGTAGCGCATTGGCGCGGCATTACCACTCGCCACTATGCCTGGGAGTCGGGCAGTGCTATTTCCCTCTTGGTGGCGTTGGCGTTGAGGGGCTTTTTCCCGGTGCCGGGCAACCGCTACCCATCTCAGCCGCTGTGGCGTTATCGAGAGATGCGATCGCACCTAGGCTGGATGGCACTGGGGGGGATTGTCCCAGTGTTGCTGTTGGTCTACGGGTGCAGTTTGGGGATGCATATGAACTGGCTTGAACCAGCGACCGACTGGCTGCAACTAGCCAACTCCATTGCCCTTGTGTTAGTGGGTTGGGATGCGCTATTGCCATTTTATCCCTTCAACTGTTTCAATAGTCATCGCCTGTGGCAGTGGCATCCTGGCATTTGGGCCAGCATCGCGCTCCTGTGCCTGATAGGCATCGGCCTACCGTGA
- a CDS encoding cation:proton antiporter: MFTQTSLLALDTEQQLLADASVVEIANILTILLLVATGVALISRRYQIPYVTGLVLAGLAITEFLPQPVRLDPNLILNLLLPVLVFQASINTDLSRLRSTLTPISLLAGPGLFISSGITALILKFALNMDWIPALLTGAILANTDTISVIAVFKEIKVPDRLATIVEGESLFNDGVSLVLFSLIVEAYTTG; the protein is encoded by the coding sequence GTGTTCACACAAACGTCCCTACTAGCGTTAGACACCGAGCAACAGCTCCTAGCTGATGCTAGTGTTGTTGAGATTGCTAATATCCTCACAATCTTGCTCCTGGTAGCGACAGGTGTTGCCCTGATATCCCGTCGCTACCAAATTCCGTATGTAACAGGGCTGGTCTTAGCAGGACTAGCAATCACCGAATTTTTGCCTCAGCCTGTACGTTTAGATCCTAATTTAATCCTAAACTTACTACTGCCTGTTTTGGTATTTCAGGCATCTATCAACACCGATCTCAGTCGTCTTCGTAGCACCTTAACGCCAATTAGCTTGTTAGCTGGCCCTGGCTTATTCATCTCTTCTGGCATCACAGCGCTAATCCTAAAATTCGCTCTCAATATGGATTGGATTCCGGCCCTATTAACTGGAGCCATCTTGGCAAATACAGATACAATCTCTGTGATTGCTGTCTTTAAAGAAATCAAAGTTCCGGATCGGCTTGCTACCATCGTAGAAGGAGAAAGTCTATTCAATGATGGGGTCTCTCTTGTTCTATTCAGCCTTATTGTTGAGGCTTATACAACTGGTTAG
- a CDS encoding NAD-binding protein, which produces MYVLIGGAGLIGRTLAQRLVKLGHTVAIIDIDPIACAYARERLGVMAFEGNAVSYT; this is translated from the coding sequence ATGTACGTACTAATTGGTGGCGCAGGCTTGATTGGCCGAACTTTAGCACAACGGTTGGTTAAATTAGGACACACAGTTGCCATTATCGATATTGACCCAATTGCCTGTGCTTACGCCAGAGAGCGACTGGGTGTGATGGCTTTTGAAGGCAATGCTGTCAGTTACACCTGA
- a CDS encoding GUN4 domain-containing protein: protein MVDLSAVRSHLTARNWAAADAETRRILNRWIHPGGDILSTPLAANIPSEVLQTLDQLWVEASGGRFGFSVQQRIWAEVRRQHPPDADVVAKAFGDRVGWTRPSGIEDTTFVAREWLTEREINPTLNAPVGHLPWAGVSWEQIDRMLSAQSCGSCTIDAMYLQGERFHQYLPLLYNRVETALDLTRLQGPSVGSWQRPELARTIDLTSLYPNSQCPIRTASSAISPNGQRLATATNQNTLQLWEVSTGRLVRTLVNRVGNGLMLQGQPVRFWQPFSGRGR, encoded by the coding sequence GTGGTAGATCTTAGCGCAGTGCGATCGCACCTTACTGCCCGAAACTGGGCCGCTGCTGATGCTGAAACCCGTCGCATCCTCAATCGCTGGATTCATCCCGGTGGCGATATTTTGAGCACCCCCCTGGCTGCCAACATTCCCTCGGAGGTATTGCAAACCTTAGACCAGCTCTGGGTTGAGGCGAGCGGCGGACGCTTTGGCTTTAGCGTACAGCAGCGGATTTGGGCCGAAGTCAGGAGACAGCACCCCCCTGATGCCGACGTCGTTGCCAAGGCTTTTGGCGATCGCGTCGGCTGGACTCGCCCCTCTGGTATAGAAGACACCACATTTGTTGCCAGGGAATGGCTGACTGAACGGGAAATCAACCCCACCCTCAATGCTCCCGTGGGCCATCTGCCCTGGGCCGGCGTAAGCTGGGAGCAGATTGACCGCATGCTCTCGGCCCAGAGCTGCGGCAGTTGCACCATCGACGCCATGTATTTACAGGGAGAGCGGTTTCATCAGTATCTGCCCCTGCTTTACAACCGGGTGGAGACGGCCCTAGATCTAACAAGGCTCCAGGGGCCGTCGGTGGGTTCCTGGCAGCGGCCCGAACTGGCCCGGACCATTGATCTAACCTCCCTCTACCCCAATTCCCAATGTCCCATTCGCACGGCATCCTCTGCCATTAGCCCCAACGGACAGCGGCTAGCCACTGCCACGAACCAAAACACCCTCCAACTCTGGGAAGTATCCACCGGACGGCTGGTACGCACCCTGGTAAATCGGGTAGGCAATGGCCTGATGCTCCAGGGACAACCAGTACGGTTTTGGCAGCCCTTTAGCGGTCGGGGGCGGTAA
- a CDS encoding DUF6683 family protein: MAGVAIATTLLLPLRSTKAQFTNPYTFSTWNNPISSSADTAIMNRAFQRMVEGIGTSTAASPNSSPAPLSASNFRPVARQLIPQRLASDPTLSPAEQQQLVTLYSELLTTYHDWLIEEGEQRLQNNVAGAMMYLMLTSQYVINDGEEVSQAEQEVILQNFNEALASDAHFQGLSAQGKQELYETLVISASLPMALYFEGQAANDLSLITQAQAMAEAILIAILTGEAG, from the coding sequence ATGGCAGGAGTTGCGATCGCAACGACCCTACTCCTTCCTCTGCGATCAACCAAAGCTCAGTTCACCAATCCCTACACCTTCAGTACCTGGAATAACCCCATATCCAGTTCCGCTGACACCGCCATCATGAACCGCGCCTTTCAACGCATGGTGGAGGGTATAGGTACCTCAACGGCGGCGTCCCCAAACTCCAGCCCAGCCCCTCTAAGTGCGAGCAATTTTCGCCCCGTCGCCCGGCAGCTTATCCCCCAACGGCTAGCCAGCGACCCCACCCTCAGCCCTGCTGAGCAGCAACAACTGGTAACCCTTTATTCTGAGCTGCTGACTACATATCACGACTGGCTAATCGAGGAAGGGGAGCAACGGCTACAAAATAATGTGGCTGGAGCAATGATGTACCTGATGCTAACCAGCCAGTATGTGATCAATGACGGAGAAGAAGTGAGCCAGGCAGAGCAAGAGGTAATTCTTCAGAATTTTAATGAAGCCCTCGCCAGCGACGCTCACTTTCAGGGTCTCAGTGCCCAGGGTAAACAAGAACTCTACGAAACCTTAGTCATTTCAGCGTCCTTGCCCATGGCCCTCTATTTCGAAGGCCAAGCCGCCAACGACCTGAGCTTGATCACCCAAGCTCAAGCCATGGCAGAGGCGATCCTAATCGCCATTTTGACCGGGGAAGCTGGATAA